The segment ctcagttccagaatattgattggaagaagagactccacttgagtccaaacaccctgagccttcagggagttccaaactgcaccccagcccagaaggctggcatccgttgtcactatcacccacaagggtctgcggaaacaactccctttggacagatgatctggcgacaaccaccaaagaagagagtttctggtctcttgatacagatttatctgaggagataagtccgcataatccccattccactgtccgagcatgcacagctgcagtggtctgagatgaaagcgagcaaacggaacaatgtccattgccgctaccattaatccaattacctccatacactgagccattgatgtccgaggaatggactgaagtgctcggcaagtatttagaatctttgattttctgacctccgtcaaaaatattttcatggctaccgaatctataagagttcccaagaaaggaacccttgtctgtgggacaagtgaactcttctctatgttcaccttccagccgtgagttttcAGAAAAGACAacagtgtccgtgtgagattttgtcagatgatatgttgacgcctgaatcagaatatcgtcaagataaggcgccaccgctattcctcgcggtctaagaaccgccaaaagagaccctagaatctttgtgaagattctgggtgctgtggccaacccgaaaggaagagccacgaactgataatgtttgtccaagaaggcaaaccttagaaactgatgatgatccttgtggattggaatatgaaggtaatcatccttcaagtccacggtagtcataaattgaccctcctggatcattggtaaaattgttcgtattgtctccatcttgaatgatggaactgttagacatttgtttagacacttgaggtctaagataggtctgaacgttccctcttttttgggaaccacaaattggtttgagtaaaacccctgtccctgttccaattttggaactggacaaattactcccatagtagaaaggtcttttacacagcgtaagaacgcctctctttttatctggtttgcagataattttgaaagatgaaatctccctcttgggagaaagtccttgaattccaattgataaccgtgggtcactatttctagtgcccagggatcctgaacatctcttgcccaaacctgagcaaagaaagagagtctgccccctactagatccagtcccagatcgggggccgccccttcatgctgtcttaggagcagcagcaggctttttggattgtttactcttattccagttctgattaggtctccagactgacttaaattgggtaaaattcccttcctgctttgaggaagaagaagcggggggtcctcctttgaagtattattctgtttacccctcattttaaccgacttatcctgaggtagggcatggcctttacctcttgtaatgtcagaaattatttccttcaattctggcccgaaaagggtcttaccttttaaagagaatagctaaaagcttatgttttgatgacacatcagcagaccaagatttaagccacaatgctctacgtgctaaaatagcaaatcctgcattttttgccgctaatttagcaatttgaaaagcggcgtcattaataaaagaattagctagcttaagagccttaattctatctaagatgtcatctaatggagtctcaaccttaagagactcttctagagcctcaaaccaaaaagctgctgcagtagctactggaacaatgcaagccgtaggttgtaaaagaaacccctgattaacaaataatttctttagtagaccctctaatttcttatccatagggtctttgaaagcacaactatactcaatgggaatagtagtacgcttatctATGGTAGATATAGCTCTCTCTACCTTAGGGAccttttgccatgagtcccgaatggtatctgatatgggaaacattttcttaaaattaggagggggagaaaacggtatacctggtctatcccatttgtTTCTAATAATtttcgaaattctcttaggaaccggaaaaacatcagtgtaagtaggtactttcaaatatttatatatcatccagagtcgctaaaacatcCCTAAGTAACAGGGGGatgtgttaaagcttaaatttaaatgacatagcatccgaatctgtctgaggtaaaacattccctgaatcagaagtttcaccctcagacagtaattccctgatccccaactcagagcactgtgagggaacatcggaaatagctaataaagcatcagaggattcagtatttacattaatacctaacctactgcgtttaccctgcaacactggtaatttagactaTACCTctataagggtagttgacataactgcagccatctcctgcagagtaaaaaaattagacgcactagaagtacttggcgtctcttgtgtgggcgttaaaggttgtgacacttggggagaatcggatggcatatcctgattctcttcagaatggtctttacatatattatatatattcagtacaagagttatacaatgttagagggggttgcacaatagcttctaaacacatagaacaatgagaatcctcaatgtcaaacatgttgaacagactagtaataccacaaaagtcgtttaaacacttatttattgcataaaataaactttacaaaaaacgtgtactgcgcctttaagaaaagaaaaagtgaacaatttttccaaaatgatcAAATAACGTTAAATTATCTCAAAATTTAACCTAAGATCGTtagtttatccaaaaattactgcaccctgaagcaagggcagaaataaggctctaaagtactaATATCAACATTTAGtcattttatagacaaaaataccctctgcacctcgccacagctctgctgtggcgcctacctgcccccagggtacttcgaaataactttccaacacttcagaccagcttgcacagtccaggagccaccggagttactgattgctgctgcctagcctgaaggaagtgcgcatctgagcgcgcgaaaataggccacGCCCCTTGAGGTCGATGccgaagtaggcccaaacacaaccgcatggaaagCGGTTTCACACCTAAGTTTAAACAGCTAATGCCCTACAATCCCTCAAATGCACCAGTAAACAAACATATGAATGTCagaaataaaaatgttatgtatcgtttttctttgaatgcccatagtgtcacacaatgtccataagtcaaccattaaataaaatcagggactccagtaataccctttatataaCATAGGAATAcagcttaccccattcccatacagggaaataaatgccagacagttctgatatatcaagtctcctcagaataaaaaaggctgcacataccttaatgctgcttgtagcatgaaaccggtctccacactgaagatgtctcatggttaccttcagaagtctttgggaaccagcgtggatcttagttacaactgctaagatcatcaacctcttctttcatatccccctgaggaaagtagtactcaccggtaccatttaaaataaaaaaacttcttgattgaagaaactaaaacaaacacctcactttaccatgtcttcctagtataacacaggcaaagagaatgactgagggtggaggggaagggaggggctatatatacagctctgctgtggtgctctttgccacttcctgttagtaggttaatatcccacaattaaggattaaatccgtggactcgtcatatctttgtaaaagaaatatatgtatgtatgtatgtgtgtgtatatatatatatatatatatatatatatatatatatatatatatatttatatatatatatatatatatatatatatatatatatatatatatatatatgtgtgtatgtgtatgtatatgtgtatgtatatgtatatgtatatgcactcgctggtctttttaaacacactttttactgtgaaaaaaatagtgacgtttcggggacaaagtatccccttcctcagacacagtgtaatggcATCTCACACAATACATAGAGCAAGCAAACATAGTaaccccctccccccaattagggCCAAAAATTGAGTCATGGTAACAACAttgtaacaataataaataaatagtggtCATAATATTAACATGTCTAAACAATGTATATAAAACTGTGTAAAGTGATTACGCTAGGTAACATTACAATAACCAAATAGCAACAGAGAACCCTACTATATCATATGTAGAACGTTCAATACAATAATCAAAGCTTAGAGGCAGGACTGCAGGGAACTTAAGCATCACATGATAACAAATCAGCATCTGCCGtacttcatacttaaagggacactgtaaccaaaatttttctttcgtgattcagattgagcatgaaattttaagcaactttctaatttactcctattatcaaattttcttcattctcttggtatctttatttgaaatgcaagaatgtaagtttagatgccggcccatttttggtgaacaacctgggttgtccttgctgattggtggatacattcatccaccaataaaaaagtgctgtccagagtactgaaaacaaaaaaaaagcttagatgccttctttttcaaataatgatagcaagagaacgaagaaaaattgaaaataagagtaaattagaaagttgcttaaaattgcatgctctttctgaattacaaaagaaaaaatttgggttcagtgtccctttaaggcactggaAATCGCTAATCGGCTAACAAACCATAACTGCACTGAAATGTCATGAATGCAAACTTCTATGTGTACCTGGTAGTACAAATAGAGCTATCTTCGTCACCCCTGTTCGATTGTATACATGCCGCATACTACACTCCACCGGGGCCGAAACCCGGAAGTGGAGAGGAGGGGCACAGAATAGAGATTACCAGGGCAATAGTGTATATGTTGCCATGGTAACATACAGTGGATACGCTATAGTAGAGCAGTGCTCAAACCTCACATGATCGTAGATTAAATGGAGCTCTATCAACAAAGTATGTAAATACCAATGTCCAGCATGCTACATTGAGACAAAAAGGAGAAAATTACCTTTATATGCTAGACCACACAAAAGCACAAAACCACTGTTAGTAGCGGCAGGTTACCATGGGGACTAATACACAATGGGATAGCACCAACGAGTTGGCATGAGGGCTAAAGGGTGTTAGAACTAACATGCCATCAATAAAACCAATTGTGCCAACAGTGTAATAAGGTGAATGGGCATGGCACAAGCACGCTATAGCAGGGAATTGTTAGTCAGGACAAATAGCTTAAGTAACTCATGGAAACAGCAACCAACTTCCAGTAAACAAAGAGGACCTATGCAAAAAGAGAGTATTTGATATACCATATCAATGATCCAATTACGACCCAAAAATTACATTAGAGCTTAGACAAGCAGGACTATAGTGAGTAACCTGTCAGGGGGAGTCATTCGCCAGAACTCGTTTTCGAGACAGAGGGCAAGTGAGTGTCACAGGGGTAAATACCTGCTAACTACCAACATAAGGGATAAACAACCACATTAGCCGGCCAAAACCCCGAACTGAAGGTGGCAAAATGCTAAACCACACCTAACATGCTAGCGTAAAGGGTTCGGATAACTCACAACAGGTGGAAAAACTAAAGTCCATAGTTGTCCCAAATAGTAAAGCACACTGTCCCGCATCATAAACTAAAAGCAACCCGGTGAACTGCCAGTGGTCAACCAGTATACAAATCCACATGGCCGATATATTGGTAACAGAAAGTGGCTCTCATGTGAAAAGAAAAAACGGAAGGTGACTCCCATCCTAGCAAAATGCATCAAGAACATCCCATTAAAGAAAGCAATGCCAGTCAACAACTGTATTCAGTCCATTAGGTTGAACTTTATTTAAACAGTGTATCCATCTTGCttcagtttgaagaagaatcttgtTGCGGTCACCTCCTCTTCTTAACGGAGGGATATGGTCAATTAGAACAAATCTTAAGGGGGCATGTATACAATCGAACAGGGGTGACGGCGATACCTCTATTTGCACTTCCAGGTACACATAGAAGTTTGCATTCATGACATTTCAGTGCAGTTATGGTTTGTTAGTCGATTAGCGATTTCCATTGCCTTAAGTATGAAGTACGGCAGATGCCGATTTGTTATCATGTGATGTTTAAGTTCCCTGCAGTCCTGCCTCTAAGCTTTGATTATTGTATTGAACGTTCTACATATGATATAGTAGGGTTCTATGTTGCTGTTTGGTTTTAATGTTACCTAGTGTAATCACTTTACACAGTTTTATATACATTGTTCAGATCTTTTAATATTATGACcactatttgtttattattgtcacAATGTTGTTACCATGACTcaatttttggcgttttttttggtcctaattggggaGAGGGGGTTACTATGTTTGCTTGCTCTATATATTGTGTGAGATgccattacactgtgtctgaggaaggggatactttgtccccgaaacgtcacacatttttcacagtaaaaagtgtgtttaaaaagaccagcgagtgcaagtttttgttatatatatatatatatatatatatatatatatatatatatatatatatatatatatatatatatatatatatatatatatatatatataccccgctcatacagcgggttagggaacggagccccgctgtaaagtgaaacaaggcggttttagctttcttttcacttgccagtgtgtttaaaaactcgAACAAAGAGATCAAGTATAGTTAAGCGCTAAGAGCGAAGGTTGAAGAGGAGATAAGTAATAATATAGGAAAATATATAATATGCAAAGATGCAGTGAGTGtggtcaaataaaatttttttttcaatatatgtaTGATTAATGGTGCACAATATGTATACAAAAAATATGCTAAGAAATGAAATAAAGTGGAGGATGCTAgtagatacaataaaaacaatttattaaaatatatcatGCGAAGTGCAAATGCAACAAATTAGACAAATGTATCTAaaagtatagggacgtctcccttactaGTTACTATTAGTAACACTCTTAAAATGTAAAATTCTTAAAAAAGTAAAGAAAGGAATTATTTCCGTATTCGATTACTTGCGTTTTTAGCAAACAGTTGGGCAGTGTTGCCTGAGATGTCCAATATAGCAATGAGGTAACTGGTGGATATAAGGTCGAGTTGTTGGCTACTCGGCGTTACCAAATGCTAATGAGAGCGCCTTTTTATGGCTCTTACGTTACCGTTGTGACGTCACTGATGTTGGTTGCATGTAACGTTACTATAGTTACCCCTGTACAGCAAAAGATCGTGGAAGTCCTGGGGGGTATGTATAGTATTGGCGATCTTTACGAAAGAACTCACCAGCTGCCATTAGTAACCAAGGCAACCAATCGTATCCTAAGTCTCTACATTTGCGACCGCACAGTTCACATTACTTGAGGGTTACAATACTATACATACCCCCCAGGACTTCCACGATCTTTTGCTGTACAGGGGTAACTATAGTAACGTTACACGCAACCAACATCAGTGACGTCACAACGGTAACGTAAGAGCCATAAAAAGGCGCTCTCATTAGCATTTGGTAACGCCGAGTAGCCAACAACTCGACCTTATATCCACCAGTTACCTCATTGCTATATTGGACATCTCAGGCAACACTGCCCAACTGTTTGCTAAAAACGCAAGTAATCGAATACGGAAATAATTCCTTTCTTTACTTTTTTAAGAATTTTACATTTTAAGAGTGTTACTAATAGTAACGAGTAAGGGAGACGTCTCTATACTTTTAGATACATTTGTCTAATTTGTTGCATTTGCACTTCGCatgatatattttaataaattgtttttattgtatctacTAGCATCCTCCACTTTATTTCATTTCTTAGCATATTTTTTGTATACATATTGTGCACCATTAATCATacatatattggaaaaaaaaaattatttgaccaCACTCACTGCATCTTTGCATATTATATATTTTCCTATATTATTACTTATCTCCTCTTCAACCTTCGCTCTTAGCGCTTAACTATACTTGATCTCTTTGTTCTAACTTTCTGTTTTTTCCTGGAGGGGAAATACATAGTTAAGCTAGGTTGTATTCTATAGCGCATATAATTTTATTTACACTGcactgtttaaaaacttgaaaacatgtttgaactaacatatattaggggtgcaatagcactacgtttagtttaacactagcacagtacagtattcaattagtattcaataaatactgtacctgtaaaatagtaagaattactgtagtaaaatttgccagactataacactgagacacagattgcactgtaatgctgtaaacagagtgaacttagcataacaaaatgatGCCAGtcccttttctcgcaatctcacgaagattacagcactgtttcaaaatccttggcggttgaacttcagctccacaaagcactgtattagcgaagcgctgtaaagtgagctatacctgtatgtgtatatatatatatatatatatgtgtatgtgtgtgtgtgtatatagcaatcAAAACAAGCAACCTTGTCCTAcaaattgtaattttagttttaattgctgAATATTTATTCCTATATTTTGCAATGTCATGTACTGTTTTGCTTATAAATGTTATGATCTCCAAATTAACACTGCTaatctttaaatatttttcatGATGTTGCTTTCTTCAGGTTTGTGAAGGAGAAACGACCAACCATTTCTCCCAACTTCAACTTTCTGGGCCAGCTTCTGGACTTTGAGAAGAAGATTAAAGCTCAAACAGGTCATGTAGCTCCTGTCTGCAAGGTAAAGCTACAGCTGGAGGTTGTCAGTGATAAGAGAGGCTTGATGGAGAACCTGCAACCACTCAGCACATTGAACAGCCACTCTACCTCATTGGAAAAGCAACCACCTAACCCCAGGGCACAACCCACAAGTGCGGAGGAAGCCCCTCTGCTGAAGGGCATCAACGGGCTTCATGTGTCACCTGGCGAGAAGCTTGAAGCGAGCAGTAGGATCAAGCGTTCTTTCTCTCTGGATATTAAATCAGTGCCTTATTGTGGTTTGGACAACACAGCATTGTTCTCTTCTACTAAAGAGGACAGTGCAGAGGTCTACAAGGTCCCTACATCTATTGATGGTGGCAGCAAGCTGTGCCAATTCTCTCCTGTTGAGGAGGTTTCAGAGCAGACTCCTGAGGCTAGTCCTGACCGTGAAGAGGCAGTGAAAGCCCCAGAGAAAAAAAACACTGGATCTCTTCAGGTAGAGGGTAAACTCAGGCAACAGCAGTACATGTCAAGGAGCAGTGTCATGTCTCAGCGGTTACAGGCGCCTCCCCTACACCGCAGTGGAAGCATGGAAGACAACCGTAAAACTAACTTCTTGTTTGGATTGTCTAGTAGCCAGCAGCACTTGGCCAAACCTGGAATTGGTCTTAAGGACTGGCACTCTGACATACTGATAACTCAGGCCACTTCACTAACCGGCAGCTGGTACTTCACCTCTGACTCTCCCTCTCATTTTTACTCTGCATCTGCCCTATATGGGGGTGGAGCCTTTGCAGCATATAGCTGTGGGCAGCTACCTACAGAGCCAACTTGCGCAGTGCGCAGGAGACAGAAGCCCAGTGTCCGTGGGGACTCCAGACGCAGCTGGCATGAGGAAAGCCCCTTTGAGAAGCAATTCAAGCGGCGAAGCTGCCAAATGGAATTTGGGGAGGGGCTGGCGGACAGCAGATCTAGAGAGGAGCTTGGCAAAGTGGGCAGTCAGTCTAACTTCTCTGGCAGCATGGAAATTATTGAAGTATCTTGAGACTGGCATTGGGGAGGGGGGTGTCAAGCCAGCAAGCTGAGCTTCTCTGGTTTATTAATTTGATTGCTTTTCATTTTCCTTCCCTGTTAATCTGAATCAGTGATTCACAGAATAATGTACTGTTGTCTCTTTACAATGTGTCTCAATCTGCAGCACATGGCTGTGGACCTCATTCAATTCTCAATTATCTCCTTAACATAGTCTCTAGGAGCAGCCAAGCATTCTGTTCCAAAGGGTCCCTGGGCCTCCACAAGATTCTCTATTAATTAATATAATCCAAAAGGCAACAAATTTTGACTAGTTCCATAACAAACAGGCCAATTAATAGTACCTGAGCCAGCTCAgagatgtgtgtaaatgtgtgattgAAGAATGGTTAATGAATTGGTATGTTGATGAAGTAATATCAATATTTATTGAGTTATGACCAGTTTTCAGATTTAATCAGAAGTATTTTATCTCTATGCTTAGACATAATGTATCGTCTGTGCCAAGAAAAGACGCAACACCCGAACTAATCTATCACTATAAAAATAGTGCAGGCAGATGGCATTTAAATTCAACATTATAAATTTTATGAGTAGTTCCTTGGTCCAAAAGCATGCACTTTAACAAAGATTTTGATAGACAAAGAGACATAATTGTTTCATTATTGGAGCAGTTATTATTATTTCACAACTAATTTTCACCTCCCGATTTGGTGGCTTCTGAAAATTAAACAGAATTTAAATTAACATTCTCTATGTTGCCCCCTCACACGTATATAGGCGGATCAGCCAATTAGGAGACATTTCATttcccagatatatatatatatacacttagtcAAAAActtttacagtgatttaacagaGTACATTGATACCAGATTACCTCATATATAAAGAAACTTGATAAACTAAACTAAAGCACCTTTATTCAAAGTTTTGCTGAAGATTTAGAGAATTATTGACCATCTCAAAGAAGACATAGCCCTTTTCCCATAAATGTAAACATTCTAGAGTTGAAGATATTTATGCATTTTTGCAATGGTTAACACCAATCATTTTATGGGCTGAATGCAAAAAAGATAATAATTGCAAAAGCAAAAATAACTTTTCCCTATAAAATGGTATACTTTGTGAACTCTACCTTTGTTAGTAAGTATAAGTTAGAATCCAAAGCAAAAATATAGTCAGAACATTTATGGTTTGAAGTTTTATACTACAAAGTactgatgcaccgaaatggaaattctggaccgaaaccgaatccgaaaatccatgATGCACTCAGCCGAAAACCaaaaccgaaaatgtatttttttccaaattatttaaaaaatatatatattttttttgcataattagactattttatgaataaatctgaattgaaaacctgcaagccaataaaataaaataaccacactttttttattgaaagtaaaacactaaaattggacaaaaatatcttaaaacaataatatgctacacaataattttaccaagaaaaaaaaaaaacaggcaaaaaacgataatgccattttcggccaaaatgtttctgcgaccaaatttcgttgcatccctacttaaaaaaatattaaatatcaatatactgtattattctgtatttagttctgtgtaacagaatcagatttagccGTATTTTTTTACCAATtagccaaataaagtatagtcctagaaaacgattattatatgagaaacagtaagtcaagaaattaactcaaacagcagctctaggctagcatcaaatttgaaatatgctacacaataattttaccgaaaataacaggcaaaacgaaatagccaaaaatgccattttcgagccaaaacgtttctgcggccgaaatttcggtgcatccctactacaAAGCCTTAGATtctactaaaatacaaaaaatgtcaTTAAAATCTTAGGATGTGTATTACATTATCAATAAAGcttgattaataaataaaaaaatatataaaataaagtctgCAGTGTAATCTAGGACAAAGTAGAACTATGGAGGCAATTTGGTTATGTTTTTGCTCATATAATTGTGAAATGATACattaatatataattatttgacATAGACACCCCTGATATCGGTGATGAAAGCACGGTAACCTTTCTGGTGTATACTGCACAATATCATTGGCACACCTATATATATTTCTACAAAGTTATATATTTTCTGAATTTACataccccaaatttttttttttttattaaaaatataaaataactgaAATCTAGTTATGAATCTAATAGATGTCTTCTGTttgttatataaaattataaaatgtctacgcttttttttttttttttaaactcaggtAATGGGGTTGTAtaaggcattttttatttaaatgattacTTCATCACCTCTAATGAATTTACCACTCTTTATATAGCCCATATTTCTGTTAGTCAGGGTGTGTGGGTATATAGTTTTGTGCATAGCTATATGTTCTCTTCAGTTGCAGTCATAATGTATATGCCCTAGACCTGGATACTGAAGATACTAAATGTATAGGACTCTTACGAAACATAAAtagaatttacattttatttttaaataaatccttATAATAAAGCTGCACCCGCCTTGCATATAAAGATTAGTCTTCAACCAGTGTAATATTAActattatataaaatgtttgacACCATTAGCTAATCCGGATCCAAAAAAGAATACTTTATCCAACCTTTAAAAGGTGCCCATATCATTGTGACATTTTTCACTGTTAGGACTTTATAAACCTATATCTGTTTTACAGATTGTGGGTAGTCTTCAGCATATGCCGGTGATTGCACACAGCCCTTGCAATGGTTACAGTGTAACAAGCTGTAAaagtacattttatataaaattctta is part of the Bombina bombina isolate aBomBom1 chromosome 6, aBomBom1.pri, whole genome shotgun sequence genome and harbors:
- the DUSP16 gene encoding dual specificity protein phosphatase 16, giving the protein MATESPRCWVLTAEKLVAWMEGGIEKVLLIDSRPFVEYNNAHILDAININCSKLMKRRLQQDKVQIAELIQHSAKQKVELEYQTQQVVVYDQNCADTTSLPSESFLSVLLGKLEKLFCNVHLLSGGFCEFSACFPGLCEGKASMVPTCISQPCLPVSSAGPTRILPHLYLGCQRDVLNKELMQQNEIGFVLNASNTCPKPDFISDSHFLRVPVNDSFCEKILPWLDKSVDFIEKAKASNSRVLVHCLAGISRSATIAIGYIMKRMDMSLDEAYRFVKEKRPTISPNFNFLGQLLDFEKKIKAQTGHVAPVCKVKLQLEVVSDKRGLMENLQPLSTLNSHSTSLEKQPPNPRAQPTSAEEAPLLKGINGLHVSPGEKLEASSRIKRSFSLDIKSVPYCGLDNTALFSSTKEDSAEVYKVPTSIDGGSKLCQFSPVEEVSEQTPEASPDREEAVKAPEKKNTGSLQVEGKLRQQQYMSRSSVMSQRLQAPPLHRSGSMEDNRKTNFLFGLSSSQQHLAKPGIGLKDWHSDILITQATSLTGSWYFTSDSPSHFYSASALYGGGAFAAYSCGQLPTEPTCAVRRRQKPSVRGDSRRSWHEESPFEKQFKRRSCQMEFGEGLADSRSREELGKVGSQSNFSGSMEIIEVS